The genomic window AGAACATAGCCGCGAGCAAGCTGTTTCCCAAAAGCGACCACTCGAAGAAGGGGTGTTGTTTCCTCCTTTTGGAAAATTTGATTTTGACGACCGAGATGCGGCCATGTACGATGCGGAAGACGCATGGCAAGAAGTCGCGCGTTACGGAACATCGGACACTCCGTCAGACGTATGGAGACACGTCGATCATTACAATGAAACATATGCAGAAGCCGATGAGCCGGTTGGATATGTCGAGGCGTTCGAAAATTTTGCTGCGGTTGACTTATACGGACATCCGCTCCCGCTTTATCCAACACGCGAGCATGAGCAACTAGAAGAACGGTTAGATCGCGAGAAACTTACGTCAACAATCGGAGACTTACCAGCATACGAAAAAGAACCGTATACAGAAGCAAAAGCACGCACTCAAGACCATCCATGATGGTCTTTTTTTGAAACCAAAAGGAAGAACGAATCGTAATAGAGAATAAGTTATGATAAAACACATTTTTGAGGTGACACGATGAACGCACATGACATTGATTACCAATTATACGGTGATGACATGCAGTTTGTAGAAATTGAACTAGACCCAAACGAAAGTGTAATCGCCGAGGCAGGCGGCATGATGATGATGGAAGACGGAATTGAAATGGAAACGATTTTCGGGGACGGTTCTAGCGCCAGCAAAGGTCTTTTCAACAAATTAGTCGGTGCTGGAAAACGGCTATTAACAGGAGAAAGCTTGTTCATGACCGTGTTTACTAATCGTGGAACGAGCAAACGCCGCGTATCGTTTGCTGCCCCGTATCCAGGAAAAATTATCCCTGTTGATTTGAGTGAACTCGGTGGGAAAATCATTTGCCAAAAAGATGCATTTCTTTGTGCTGCTAAAGGAGTATCTGTTGGCATTGATTTTCAACGAAAACTCGGCACTGGTTTTTTCGGTGGTGAAGGATTTATTATGGAAAAATTAGAAGGGGACGGTCTTGCCTTTTTACACGCAGGAGGAACGATTTACAAACGACAGCTGCAACCGGGGGAAAAGTTACGAATTGACACTGGATGCCTCGTTGCCATGACAAAAGAGATAAATTACGATATCGAGTTTGTCGGGAAAATTAAAACCGCCTTTTTCGGCGGTGAAGGGTTGTTTTTTGCTACCTTAACCGGGCCTGGAACCGTTTGGGTACAGTCATTACCATTCAGCCGTCTCGCTGATCGAATTATTGCATCCGCTCCTAGTGCTGGTGGACGCTCTGTCGGGGAAGGAAGCATCTTAGGAACGATTGGCGATTTGTTAAATGGGGATGATTAATCAAAACGGAGGGTAGTTGTCACCCTCCGTTTCTTATATATGGAGAAAAGCTAAAGCATCGGTTTTATCTTCCAAATATCGCTTGCATACTCTTGAATCGTCCGATCGCTGGAAAAATAACCAGAATGAGCGATGTTAATAGCACTCATCTGCAGCCAACGGTCACGATTCCTATAGGCAGCTTCTACTCGCTCTTGCGCCTCTGCGTAAGCCGCAAAGTCACGTAACACAAAATATTCATCATTTTGCATTAATAATGAATCATAAATGGGTTCAAAATGGTCGTGTGCATCACGGAAAAAGCCGTTGACAAGTTGGTCAACTACTTGCTTAATTCGTCGGTCGTGATGGTAGTACTCGTGCGCACGATACCCGCCATTTTGGTAATAGTCCAATACTTCCTGTGCCGTTAAGCCGAAAATAAAAATATTTTCTTTGCCGACTGCCTCTAAAATTTCGATATTGGCACCATCTAACGTACCGAGCGTAATCGCCCCGTTCATCATAAATTTCATATTCCCAGTCCCTGACGCTTCTTTGCTAGCAGTGGAAATTTGCTCGCTAACGTCCGCCGCTGGAAAAATTTCTTCCGCTAACGATACGCGGTAGTTTTCTAAAAAAATCACTTTAAGCTGTTCGTTCGTTTGCGGATCTCCATTAATTTTATCTGCTAATGAATTAATGAGCTTAATAATTCGTTTGGCGTAATAATACCCTGGGGAAGCTTTTGCCCCAAAAATAAACGTGCGTGGATAAATGGAAAAACTCGTGTCTTCTTTCAACCGATTGTATAAATACATAATATGCAACACATTGAGCAACTGACGCTTATAAGCATGAAGCCGTTTTACTTGTACGTCAAAAATAGATGATTCATCAACAACGATGCCCGTTTGTTGATATATCCGTTTTGCGAGCAACACTTTACGTTTTTGTTTGACGTTTCCTAGTTCTTGGCGAAAAGATGCATCAAATGCATACGGCTTTAAATCAAGCAACGTTTCTGGATTTTTAATCCATCGGTCACCAATAGCTTGCGTAATTAACAATGAAAGCTCTTGGTTTGCTTTTAAGAGCCAGCGACGATGGGTAATGCCGTTTGTTTTATTGTTAAACTTTTGAGGAAATACTTCGTAAAATAGCTTCATTTCCCGATATTTTAAAATTTCTGAATGAAGCTTTGCTACACCATTAACACTATAACTTCCAACAATGGCTAAGTGCGCCATCTTTACTAATCCATGCGCAATAATCGCCATCTCTTCGATTCGTTTCCATTGCCCAGGGTATCGGTTCCATAACTCTCGACAAAACCGTTCATTGATTTCTTCAACAATCATGTAAATACGCGGCAAAAGCGGCTGAAAAATGTGAATCGGCCATTTTTCCAATGCTTCCGATAATGTTGTATGGTTTGTATACGAAATCGTATTCGTCGTAATGTGCCAAGCATCATCCCAGCTCATGCCTTCTTCGTCTAATAATACACGCATTAGTTCTGGAATTGCTAATACGGGATGCGTATCGTTGACATGAATCGCAACATGTTCGTGTAGTTGATACAAATGCCCATGTTGGCGGCGATGAGTGCGAACGATGCTACCGATGCTAGCCGCCACAAGAAAATATTGCTGCTTGAGCCGCAATATTTTTCCTTCATCGTGTGTATCGTCAGGATATAAAAATTCTGAAATCGCCTCTGTTTCTCGCTTATACTGCATGACATTTTTATTCGTCGGGAACGTTTTTGCTGGCTCTGCGCTCCAAAGCCGAAGCGTGTTAACTGTTTTCGCTCCATACCCAATAACAGGCATATCGTATGGAACGGCCATCACTTTTTCGCTATCGACATGGCGAAATGTTAGCCGTCCCCCATCATAAGAAGCATCAACTTTTCCCCAAAAATTCACTTCTACCGCTAAATCTTCTTTTCGCACTTCCCATACATTTCCATGCCTTAACCATTGCTCTGGGAGTTCTACTTGAAACCCATCGACAATTTTTTGATCAAACAACCCGTGTTTATAGCGAATACCGTACCCATGTCCAGGCAAATTAAGCGACGCTAACGAATCTAAAAAACAAGCAGCGAGGCGGCCAAGGCCGCCGTTCCCTAATCCTGCGTCTGCTTCACTCTCTTCAATGTCCTGCAAATGAATCCCTAAATCGTGCAGCCCTTCTTCTACCACCTCGCGAATACCGAGATTTAACAAATTACTCCCAAGAAGACGCCCCAGTAAAAACTCAATTGATAAATAATACACTTTTTTATGGTTGTTCGCTCGGCTTCGTTCATTCGTTTGAATCCAATTTTTGCTTATATACTCCCGAACCATATTCCCTAACGTCTGATATTGATCCCGTATGGTTGATTCTTCAAATCGCTTCCCATGCATCATCTCTAATTTTTTTAAAAACACCGCTTTAAACTCTTCTTTGTTAGAGAACACGACTCCCACTCCCAGCCATTAATTCGTCGTAAAGCCAATTGTACTTAAACGCCGATTGTGCCCAACTATAATCTCGGCTCATCGCTGCTACCACTAACTTCTCCCACACCTCTTTTTGATAATAAAACCCGATGGCACGGCGAATCGTATAAAGCATATCGTGCGCATTAAAGTTTTGAAAGCTAAAGCCATTTCCTTCTCCAGTGAATTCATTAAATGGCTGCACCGTATCACGAAGCCCCCCCGTTTCGCGCACAATTGGAATCGCACCATACCTTAAAGCAATCAGCTGTCCAAGCCCGCACGGTTCAAATAGCGATGGCATTAAAAACAAATCCGCACCGGCGTAAATTTGGTGTGCCAATTCTTCATGAAAGCCAATATACGCTTTCACTTTATCCGGATATGTAATCGCCATTTCGCCAAAAAAGTGTTCGAACTCCCAGTCACCAGTTCCCAAAACAACAAACTGCACGTTTTCGGCAATAATTTCGTGAAAGACACATTTTACTAACTCTAACCCTTTTTGCTTTGTTAAACGAGTGACCATCGCAATTATCGGGACGTCTTCCTCGTTCGGCAACCCAAATCGTTGCCGCAGTGCTTTTTTATTGATCTCTTTTCGCGCAATCGTCGTCTGGTCGTATGGAACCGCAATGTACCGGTCTTTTTTGGGATTATACACTTCATCGTCAATCCCATTTAAAATTCCCACTAAATCGTGTTGACGCGCCCGCAAGAGCCCATCTAACTTCTCCCCGTAATAAGCTGTCTGAATCTCTTGTTTATATGTCGGGCTGACAGTGGTAATTTTATCGCTCGCAACAAGCGCTGCTTTCATAAAACTGACATTCCCGTAAAACTCCACATGTTCTATCGTAAAATAGCGGTCGCTTAAATTAAGTAAGTCTCCTAAAATTTCTCGCGGAAAAATGCCTTGGAACTGAAGATTATGAATGGTAAACACTGAACGAAGCTGTTGGTAAAACGAATTTTTTTTATACTCCTCCCGCAACAAAAACGGAATCATCCCTGTATGCCAATCGTGGCAATGAATAATGTCCGGTTGGAACGAAATTGCAGGCAAAGCGTCTAACGCAGCACGGCAAAAATACGAAAACCGCTCCCCATCATCGTAATGCCCGTACAAACTATCGCGTTTAAAATAATATTCGTTATCGATAAAATAATACGTAACCCCTTCGTGTTCGAGCATTTCGATGCCGCAATATTGCCGTCTCCACCCAACCCGAATAATAAGTTGCGTTATTTTTTTCATTTTCGCACGATACATTTCAGGAATCGTGCCATACTTCGGCAACATGACGCGAATATCGGTTCCGAGCCGTTTTAGTTCTTTTGGCAATGCCCCTGCCACGTCTGCTAGCCCTCCTGATTTCACAAACGGCACACATTCTGATACAACAAACAATACCTTCACTGGTTCATCAACGCTCCTTGTACAGTACCTTTTCGAATGATAAACGGGCGATGTTCTGTTCCCGCTATTTTTACATCATTCTCGACTTTCGCATCTTTATCGATAATGACATACTCTAATTCGCATCGTTCGCCAATTTGTGTTTTTTGCATAATAACACTATTTTTTACGACTGCCCCTTTTCCGATTTTTACACCACGAAATACGATGCAGTTTTCTACATGCCCTTCAATGACACAACCGTTGGCAATCATCGAATTTTTGACAACAGCATCTGCCGTATATTGTGTTGGCGGCTCATCTTTCACTTTTGTATAAATCGGACGCGATGGGATAAATAATTGTTTCCATATGTCTGGTTGAAGCAACTGCAAACTATGGAAAAAATAGCTCTCGACAGAATCAATCACTGCGACATAACCGTCGTGCTCATAGTGACAAACAGTCAACGAATGAAACGGGTCACGAACAACATCCCCAATGCTGTTATAGCCTGTTTGCACCCGATTAGCAATTAAATCAAGCAACAATGACGTCTCTAAAATAAACATTTCGAGCGAACGACCATGATGGCGCACTTCAGTAATATCACATTGATTTGCAATATGACGTTCTAACACGAGCCGATAGTCGATATTACAAACGGTATAGCTATTGCAAATAAGCGCATACTTTTGTTTGCTACGCAAGAAATAATCAATATGTTGTTCGAAATGCTGAAACGCTCCAATTTGTGACGATGAAAGCGGCAAATCTGGCGATGGGAAGAAAAAAAGGCCGTCTCTCTTTCGATTTAAATCCCAATTTTTACCTGAACCTAAATGATCCATCAGTGATCGGTATTGATATTTTGGGAAAATCGCGACACTTTCAATGCCGGAATTAACCATGTTTGACAACACAAAATCAATCAAACGATACCTTCCTGCAAACGGAACAGCTGCCACCGAACGATGAGCAGCAAGTTCCCGAAGAGGCTCCATATATGTCGTAGCATCAATTACACCTAACATCATTTTCACTATTGCTCATCCTTTCTCGATCGTTTCCGACCTCTGTTGTTCCAACCATTCTTTTGTAACAAGGACAATTTCTTCAGGCATGGACGGACGAATGACCGTACCTGCTGGAATTTCTAATGCTGATGGGACAATCGCTTTTTCCATATATACATTTTCGCCAATCATTGCATCTGGCATGACAACACAATCTTTTACTATCGCACCTTTTTGGATATGTACACCTTGAAACACAACAGAGTGCTCCACATCCCCTTCGATGACGCATCCCTCGTTCACTAGCGAACTTACAACAGACGCATAAGGGGCGATATATTGCGGTGGCTGGTTTGGATTCACAGAATAAATGCGCCATGTATGGTCAAATAAGTTTAGCTCGCTTTCCGGATTTAATAAATCCATATTCGCTTCCCATAAGCTTTTCACCGTTCCAACATCTTTCCAATACCCTTTAAACGGATATGCAACGACCCGTTTTCCTTTATTTAATAACAACGGAATTACATCTTTGCCAAAATCGTGGCTAGAATTTGGATTTGCATTGTCTATTTTTAAGTATTCTTTTAACAAAGACCAATTAAAAATGTAAATTCCCATCGATGCTAAGTTATTTTTGGGACGTACTGGTTTTTCTTCAAATTCAATAATTTCCATCTGTTCGTTCGTATTCATAATGCCAAAACGGCTTGCTTCCGACCAAGGCACTTCAATGACCGAAATCGTCACATCTGCCCCTTTCTCGATATGATAATCGAGCATTTTCGCATAGTTCATTTTATAAATATGGTCTCCAGAAAGAATGAGCACATAATCGGGATCGTATTGCTCAATGTAATTAATGTTTTGATAAATCGCATGTGCAGTTCCTTCGTACCATTTCACCCCCGATGCTTCCGAATAAGGCGGCAATACTGTAACGCCGCCATTTTTTCTATCCAAATCCCATGCGCTTCCAATCCCAATATATGAATGCAATAAAAGCGGCTGATATTGTGTCAACACTCCAACAGTGTCAATGCCTGAATTTGTACAATTGCTTAACGTAAAGTCAATAATACGGTATTTCCCACCAAACGGAACAGCGGGCTTGGCAAGCTGCTTCGTTAGAGAGTTTAAGCGACTACCTTGACCGCCTGCCAATAACATGGCGATGCACTTTTTCTTTCCCATCATCAGTTCGCTCCTCTCGTTTTCGTATTGGACGCAACACAGAAATTCCAAACGGTGGAATCGTCATTTGAACATGGTACGGCTTTCCATGAAACGGCTCTTCTCTCGCCGCCAGCGCTTTTTTATTTATATGCCCTGACCCACCAAATGTAATAGCATCGCTATTAAACGCTTCTTTATAAGTTGTGTGCAATGGCACCCCAATTTTATAGTCATGATAGACGACCGGTGTAAAATTGCATACGACGATTAATAGGTCATTCTCTTTCGTTCCTTTTCGTATAAAGGAAAAAATGCTTTGTTCTGCATTATGAACATCAATCCATTCAAATCCTTCCGGCGAATGATCCAATTCATAAAGCGCCTTATACCGTTTATAAAACTTCATTAACTCTTTCACATATTCGTCCATTTTCCGATGCATCTCAAAATCAAGAAGCATCCAATCTAACTGTTCTAAATCTTTCCATTCATCAAACTGTCCAAACTCCCCACCCATAAATAATAGTTTTTTCCCTGGATGTGTCACTAAATACGCGTAAAGTAAGCGAAGTTGCGCGAATTTTTGTTCGTAGTCCCCCGGCATTTTGTTCAACAACGATTTTTTTCCATGCACTACTTCATCGTGGGAGAATGGCAAAATAAAATTTTCTGAATAAGCATATAAAAGCGAAAACGTGACTTTATGATGCAACGATTTTCGGTATTCCGGTGCTGCTTCCATATAGGTTAATATATCGTTCATCCAACCCATATTCCATTTATAGTTAAAGCCTAGTCCTCCTTCGTACGTTGGAGAGGTGACACGCGGCCAGTCTGTCGAATCCTCGGCAATCATCAAGACAGAAGGGTCATGAGCAAAAACAACTTCGTTTAGCTTTTGTAAAAACTCGACAGCATATGGATTTGGTTGACGTACATCGCTATTAGGCCAGTACAGCATATTGGCAACAGCATCTACTCGAAACCCATCAATATGAAAATATTCCATCCAAAATAACGCATTTGAAATAAGAAAGCTATGCACTTCTCGTTTTCCTAAATCAAAATTCGCTGTACCCCATACAAAGTTTTCACGATCTTGAAAATTAACATACTCATAGGTTGGTTCTCCATCAAATAAGTAAAGACCGTGAGCATCTTTACAAAAATGACCAGGAACCCAATCTAAAATAACGCCAATTCCCGCTTGATGACAACGGTCGACGAATGCCATAAAATCATGCGGAGTACCGTAACGACTTGTCACCGAATAGTAGCCCGTTCCTTGGTATCCCCACGACCGATCAAGCGGATGCTCAACAAGCGGAAGCAGTTCAATATGGGTAAATCCATGTTCCAAAATATACGGAATCAACTCATCGGCCAGTTCTTGATACGTATAGAAACTTCCATCGTTCTTTTTTTTCCATGTTCCAAAATGAAGTTCATAAATAAACATCGGCTGCTGATAAATAGGCTTTCGCAGTTTTTTCCGTTGCCATGCTTTATCATTCCATTCGTATCCTTCTAGTGAGTAGACAATAGAAGCTGTTTGCGGACGGAGCTCGGAATAAAAGGCATACGGATCTGCTTTTAATAACACATCACCGTTTTTCGTAACAATTTCATATTTGTATAAATGTCCTTCTAAATTTTCTGGAACAAAAATTGTCCATACCCCTTGCTCGCTTACTTTCACAAGTGAATGATCGCTCCCATTCCAATCATTAAAATTCCCGACAAGCCGAACTTCACGTGCATGAGGAGCCCATACACAAAATCTCGTTCCAGTTATTCCATTTTCATTTATGACATGTGCTCCAAACAACTCATAACTTTTATATAAGCTTCCCTCATGAAACAAATGAACTTCAAAATCTGTTGGGGTTGTAGCGATCAAACGGCATCGCATCCTTTCCTTATAAATTTTACAGTTATTCTATATATTCCACACGTTCTGATAAATTCCTTGAACAAAAATGTTTATATTTTTTGACAACTTTCAACATCCGCCTTGCCAACATATTTTTCAAATTATCGTTTGCGTTTTATTACCTAGCTGCATATAATTAAATTAAATATTTAATTAAAATTATTATAATTATAGGTATATAATATAAAATGAGGGGTGCATGATGTACGACTATCACCATCTTCCGCATATGAAACAGCAAAGCAAATCGAAAAAAGCTCTTTGGACTACGCTTATACTAACCGTATTTTTCACATTGGTCGAAGTCATTGGAGGTCTTTTTTCCAATTCACTCGCTTTGTTGTCTGATTCGGCCCATATGGCTTCAGATGTGTTAGCACTTGGCTTAAGTATGATTGCTCTCTATTTAGCATCACGACCGCCAAACAAAACATTCA from Anoxybacillus amylolyticus includes these protein-coding regions:
- a CDS encoding yteA family sporulation protein encodes the protein MLSKDELAFFQQQLLQAKEKLEERLKDNNHFGLERSHAHDSTGELASYDNHPADEGTELYEREKDIALYDHAERELANIHRALQAIKNGTYGRCERCGEPIPYERLEALPTTTFCKEHSREQAVSQKRPLEEGVLFPPFGKFDFDDRDAAMYDAEDAWQEVARYGTSDTPSDVWRHVDHYNETYAEADEPVGYVEAFENFAAVDLYGHPLPLYPTREHEQLEERLDREKLTSTIGDLPAYEKEPYTEAKARTQDHP
- a CDS encoding TIGR00266 family protein, translating into MNAHDIDYQLYGDDMQFVEIELDPNESVIAEAGGMMMMEDGIEMETIFGDGSSASKGLFNKLVGAGKRLLTGESLFMTVFTNRGTSKRRVSFAAPYPGKIIPVDLSELGGKIICQKDAFLCAAKGVSVGIDFQRKLGTGFFGGEGFIMEKLEGDGLAFLHAGGTIYKRQLQPGEKLRIDTGCLVAMTKEINYDIEFVGKIKTAFFGGEGLFFATLTGPGTVWVQSLPFSRLADRIIASAPSAGGRSVGEGSILGTIGDLLNGDD
- a CDS encoding glycogen/starch/alpha-glucan phosphorylase; this translates as MFSNKEEFKAVFLKKLEMMHGKRFEESTIRDQYQTLGNMVREYISKNWIQTNERSRANNHKKVYYLSIEFLLGRLLGSNLLNLGIREVVEEGLHDLGIHLQDIEESEADAGLGNGGLGRLAACFLDSLASLNLPGHGYGIRYKHGLFDQKIVDGFQVELPEQWLRHGNVWEVRKEDLAVEVNFWGKVDASYDGGRLTFRHVDSEKVMAVPYDMPVIGYGAKTVNTLRLWSAEPAKTFPTNKNVMQYKRETEAISEFLYPDDTHDEGKILRLKQQYFLVAASIGSIVRTHRRQHGHLYQLHEHVAIHVNDTHPVLAIPELMRVLLDEEGMSWDDAWHITTNTISYTNHTTLSEALEKWPIHIFQPLLPRIYMIVEEINERFCRELWNRYPGQWKRIEEMAIIAHGLVKMAHLAIVGSYSVNGVAKLHSEILKYREMKLFYEVFPQKFNNKTNGITHRRWLLKANQELSLLITQAIGDRWIKNPETLLDLKPYAFDASFRQELGNVKQKRKVLLAKRIYQQTGIVVDESSIFDVQVKRLHAYKRQLLNVLHIMYLYNRLKEDTSFSIYPRTFIFGAKASPGYYYAKRIIKLINSLADKINGDPQTNEQLKVIFLENYRVSLAEEIFPAADVSEQISTASKEASGTGNMKFMMNGAITLGTLDGANIEILEAVGKENIFIFGLTAQEVLDYYQNGGYRAHEYYHHDRRIKQVVDQLVNGFFRDAHDHFEPIYDSLLMQNDEYFVLRDFAAYAEAQERVEAAYRNRDRWLQMSAINIAHSGYFSSDRTIQEYASDIWKIKPML
- the glgA gene encoding glycogen synthase GlgA, which translates into the protein MKVLFVVSECVPFVKSGGLADVAGALPKELKRLGTDIRVMLPKYGTIPEMYRAKMKKITQLIIRVGWRRQYCGIEMLEHEGVTYYFIDNEYYFKRDSLYGHYDDGERFSYFCRAALDALPAISFQPDIIHCHDWHTGMIPFLLREEYKKNSFYQQLRSVFTIHNLQFQGIFPREILGDLLNLSDRYFTIEHVEFYGNVSFMKAALVASDKITTVSPTYKQEIQTAYYGEKLDGLLRARQHDLVGILNGIDDEVYNPKKDRYIAVPYDQTTIARKEINKKALRQRFGLPNEEDVPIIAMVTRLTKQKGLELVKCVFHEIIAENVQFVVLGTGDWEFEHFFGEMAITYPDKVKAYIGFHEELAHQIYAGADLFLMPSLFEPCGLGQLIALRYGAIPIVRETGGLRDTVQPFNEFTGEGNGFSFQNFNAHDMLYTIRRAIGFYYQKEVWEKLVVAAMSRDYSWAQSAFKYNWLYDELMAGSGSRVL
- a CDS encoding GlgC family sugar phosphate nucleotidyltransferase, which translates into the protein MVKMMLGVIDATTYMEPLRELAAHRSVAAVPFAGRYRLIDFVLSNMVNSGIESVAIFPKYQYRSLMDHLGSGKNWDLNRKRDGLFFFPSPDLPLSSSQIGAFQHFEQHIDYFLRSKQKYALICNSYTVCNIDYRLVLERHIANQCDITEVRHHGRSLEMFILETSLLLDLIANRVQTGYNSIGDVVRDPFHSLTVCHYEHDGYVAVIDSVESYFFHSLQLLQPDIWKQLFIPSRPIYTKVKDEPPTQYTADAVVKNSMIANGCVIEGHVENCIVFRGVKIGKGAVVKNSVIMQKTQIGERCELEYVIIDKDAKVENDVKIAGTEHRPFIIRKGTVQGALMNQ
- a CDS encoding glucose-1-phosphate adenylyltransferase; the encoded protein is MGKKKCIAMLLAGGQGSRLNSLTKQLAKPAVPFGGKYRIIDFTLSNCTNSGIDTVGVLTQYQPLLLHSYIGIGSAWDLDRKNGGVTVLPPYSEASGVKWYEGTAHAIYQNINYIEQYDPDYVLILSGDHIYKMNYAKMLDYHIEKGADVTISVIEVPWSEASRFGIMNTNEQMEIIEFEEKPVRPKNNLASMGIYIFNWSLLKEYLKIDNANPNSSHDFGKDVIPLLLNKGKRVVAYPFKGYWKDVGTVKSLWEANMDLLNPESELNLFDHTWRIYSVNPNQPPQYIAPYASVVSSLVNEGCVIEGDVEHSVVFQGVHIQKGAIVKDCVVMPDAMIGENVYMEKAIVPSALEIPAGTVIRPSMPEEIVLVTKEWLEQQRSETIEKG
- the glgB gene encoding 1,4-alpha-glucan branching enzyme, giving the protein MRCRLIATTPTDFEVHLFHEGSLYKSYELFGAHVINENGITGTRFCVWAPHAREVRLVGNFNDWNGSDHSLVKVSEQGVWTIFVPENLEGHLYKYEIVTKNGDVLLKADPYAFYSELRPQTASIVYSLEGYEWNDKAWQRKKLRKPIYQQPMFIYELHFGTWKKKNDGSFYTYQELADELIPYILEHGFTHIELLPLVEHPLDRSWGYQGTGYYSVTSRYGTPHDFMAFVDRCHQAGIGVILDWVPGHFCKDAHGLYLFDGEPTYEYVNFQDRENFVWGTANFDLGKREVHSFLISNALFWMEYFHIDGFRVDAVANMLYWPNSDVRQPNPYAVEFLQKLNEVVFAHDPSVLMIAEDSTDWPRVTSPTYEGGLGFNYKWNMGWMNDILTYMEAAPEYRKSLHHKVTFSLLYAYSENFILPFSHDEVVHGKKSLLNKMPGDYEQKFAQLRLLYAYLVTHPGKKLLFMGGEFGQFDEWKDLEQLDWMLLDFEMHRKMDEYVKELMKFYKRYKALYELDHSPEGFEWIDVHNAEQSIFSFIRKGTKENDLLIVVCNFTPVVYHDYKIGVPLHTTYKEAFNSDAITFGGSGHINKKALAAREEPFHGKPYHVQMTIPPFGISVLRPIRKREERTDDGKEKVHRHVIGRRSR